In Stieleria varia, one genomic interval encodes:
- a CDS encoding SLOG family protein gives MKVIIAGSRSVARISSRRWDYDELATILETAIQESGFQITEVISGGAGGPDRAGEQWAARNGLPTTVIKPNWKLGRGAGLIANRELAAAGEALIAIHDGESTGTQDMIDHMKAAGMPVHVAVVNA, from the coding sequence TTGAAAGTCATTATCGCCGGATCTCGCAGCGTTGCCCGTATCAGCTCTCGTCGCTGGGACTACGACGAACTTGCAACCATTCTCGAAACCGCGATCCAAGAATCGGGCTTCCAAATCACCGAAGTCATCTCGGGCGGCGCTGGAGGCCCCGACCGTGCCGGCGAGCAGTGGGCCGCTCGCAACGGACTCCCAACCACCGTGATCAAACCCAATTGGAAACTCGGTCGTGGTGCGGGCTTGATCGCCAACCGCGAGCTTGCCGCAGCCGGCGAAGCCTTGATCGCGATTCACGACGGTGAAAGCACGGGCACACAGGACATGATCGACCACATGAAAGCGGCCGGCATGCCGGTTCATGTGGCCGTCGTGAATGCTTGA
- a CDS encoding NADAR family protein has product MPFGACAPVCFAASPDQVVIRKVAEPRGWLSKMSPHPIVYEGRKWWHAVALFQALRFASDDKEAREAVPEPRSPTKKKMIAKRFRARRVVAPLSDQDVENMGLCLRLKMDAHGGVRRKLIASGERLLVEDCSPWGRRVNDLF; this is encoded by the coding sequence ATGCCGTTTGGCGCCTGTGCCCCTGTCTGTTTTGCCGCGTCGCCCGATCAAGTTGTCATTCGTAAAGTGGCAGAGCCCCGAGGCTGGCTCAGCAAGATGAGCCCGCACCCGATTGTTTATGAGGGCCGAAAGTGGTGGCATGCCGTGGCGCTGTTTCAGGCTTTGCGTTTTGCCTCCGATGATAAAGAGGCCCGCGAGGCGGTGCCTGAGCCGCGTTCGCCAACGAAGAAAAAGATGATTGCGAAGAGATTCCGGGCGCGCCGAGTGGTTGCGCCGCTGAGTGATCAGGATGTGGAAAATATGGGGCTCTGCCTGCGGTTGAAAATGGATGCCCATGGTGGCGTGCGGCGGAAGTTGATTGCCAGTGGTGAACGGCTGTTGGTGGAGGATTGCAGTCCTTGGGGTCGCCGGGTGAATGATTTGTTTTGA